A DNA window from Cherax quadricarinatus isolate ZL_2023a unplaced genomic scaffold, ASM3850222v1 Contig3645, whole genome shotgun sequence contains the following coding sequences:
- the LOC138852062 gene encoding uncharacterized protein: MRKKVYWQHFCKWQESMLPSGERPEPSSRSYISLNELRRKVSEQERVALEQNRILSEQTLKLTSQEGKLNEVNRKLLEYDQRFSELLAEMARMREGCNANSNSGSRTSGSWRREDKNQQFYSSHNVTNPVIGSTVFVAANMVMTYHEYLKILIFMGLSLR, encoded by the exons atgagaaaaaaggtttattggcaacacttctgcaagtggcaggagtcaatgttgccgtcaggtgagcgtCCAGAGCCATCTTcacggtcttatatctcg CTGAATGAATTGCGGAGGAAGGTGAGCGAACAAGAACGTGTTGCGTTGGAACAAAATCGCATCTTATCGGAACAAACTCTGAAACTCACCAGCCAAGAAGGAAAACTCAATGAG GTGAACCGAAAGCTCTTAGAATATGATCAACGTTTTAGTGAGCTACTGGCTGAGATGGCACGCATGAGAGAGGGTTGTAATGCAAATTCTAACAGCGGCAGCAGGACTAGTGGAAGCTGGCGAAGAGAAGACAAGAATCAGCAGTTTTATAGCTCGCATAATGTCACAAATCCTGTCATTGGCTCCACTGTCTTCGTGGCAGCCAATATGGTAATGACTTATCATGAATATTTGAAAATTTTAATTTTCATGGGGCTTAGTCTTAGGTAG